A section of the Phosphitispora fastidiosa genome encodes:
- the rpoB gene encoding DNA-directed RNA polymerase subunit beta, whose translation MVYPIKVGKRERLSFAKIQEVLEMPNLIEIQQNSYEWFLNEGLREMFYDISPIQDFTGNLILEFVDYTLGEPKYSVDDCKERDVTYAAPLRVKVRLINKETGEVKEQEVFMGDFPLMTEKGTFIINGAERVIVSQLVRSPGVYYAEQIDTSGKRLYNATIIPNRGAWLEFETDANDNIFVRIDRTRKLPATVLIRALGHGTNAKVLDLFEDDERIRATLERDNTDSEEEALVEIYKRLRPGEPPTVESARSLLETLFFDPKRYDLASVGRYKLNKKLKVQIAPEIRNLTKDDIIAAVRYLLNLIDGEGRGDDIDHLGNRRLRSVGELLQNQFRIGLSRMERVVRERMTIQDVDVITPQVLINIRPVVAAIKEFFGSSQLSQFMDQTNPLAELTHKRRLSALGPGGLSRERAGFEVRDVHHSHYGRMCPIETPEGPNIGLIGSLSTFARINEYGFIETPYRKVDKEKGQVTDDIEYLTADEEDNYVVAQANAPLDDEKRFINNKVNARHGHDIMVVTKEKIDYMDVSPKQVVSIATALIPFLENDDANRALMGSNMQRQAVPLLRTEAPLVGTGMEHKAAKDSGVVVVAKNPGTIHKVTADEIVIKTDSGQTDKYKLMKFTRSNQGTCMNQKPIVDSRVRVEAGDVIADGPSTEMGELALGRNVLVAFMPWEGYNYEDAILVSEKMVKEDYFTSIHIEEYECDARDTKLGPEEITRDIPNVGEDVLKDLDERGIIRVGAEVRPGDILVGKVTPKGETELTAEERLLRAIFGEKAREVRDTSLRVPHGEAGKIVDVKVFSRENGDELAPGVNQLVRVYIAQKRKISEGDKMAGRHGNKGVIARIMPEEDMPFMPDGTPIEIVLNPLGVPSRMNLGQVLETHLGWAAKAMGVHMATPVFDGASEDDVLDTLKEAGLPPAGKSPLFDGRTGQAFDNQITVGYVYMLKLAHLVDDKIHARSTGPYSLVTQQPLGGKAQFGGQRFGEMEVWALEAYGAAYTLQEILTVKSDDVVGRVKTYEAIVKGENVPEPGVPESFKVLIKELQSLGLDVKVLSEQDVEIEIKEAEDDVSEAAKELGIDIQGEQEGDENFEAPGDETDEESEDFDEEFLEENFEFEDED comes from the coding sequence ATGGTTTATCCGATCAAGGTGGGGAAGCGGGAGAGATTGAGCTTCGCTAAGATTCAGGAAGTATTGGAAATGCCCAACCTAATTGAGATTCAGCAGAATTCATACGAATGGTTTCTCAATGAAGGACTGCGAGAAATGTTTTATGATATTTCCCCCATTCAGGATTTTACAGGCAATTTGATCCTAGAGTTTGTAGATTATACCCTCGGGGAACCCAAGTATAGTGTTGACGACTGCAAAGAGCGGGATGTTACATATGCTGCGCCTTTACGGGTGAAAGTTCGCCTGATAAACAAGGAAACCGGGGAAGTCAAGGAACAGGAAGTATTTATGGGGGACTTCCCGCTGATGACAGAAAAGGGCACATTTATTATCAATGGCGCTGAACGGGTTATTGTTAGCCAGTTAGTGCGTTCTCCGGGTGTTTATTATGCAGAGCAGATAGATACCTCCGGAAAAAGGCTCTATAATGCCACGATAATTCCCAACAGGGGTGCCTGGCTGGAATTTGAGACAGATGCTAATGATAATATTTTTGTTCGTATTGACAGGACCCGAAAACTTCCGGCAACAGTCCTTATTAGAGCATTGGGGCATGGAACAAATGCAAAGGTACTTGATCTTTTTGAAGATGATGAAAGAATCAGGGCTACCTTGGAGAGGGATAACACCGATTCCGAAGAAGAGGCTCTGGTTGAGATATATAAAAGGCTGAGACCCGGTGAACCGCCTACGGTGGAAAGTGCCAGATCACTACTGGAAACTCTGTTTTTTGATCCCAAGAGATATGACTTAGCCAGTGTGGGACGCTATAAACTAAACAAGAAACTGAAAGTCCAGATTGCTCCTGAAATACGTAACTTAACCAAAGACGATATTATTGCCGCAGTCAGATATCTGCTCAACCTCATTGACGGGGAAGGGCGGGGTGATGATATTGACCATCTGGGGAACCGCAGGCTTAGGTCTGTGGGCGAACTTTTGCAGAACCAGTTTCGTATCGGATTGTCCAGGATGGAAAGAGTCGTTCGTGAGCGGATGACCATCCAGGATGTTGATGTAATCACACCTCAGGTCCTAATTAATATCAGGCCTGTTGTTGCAGCCATAAAGGAATTCTTTGGCAGCAGTCAGCTGTCACAGTTTATGGATCAGACCAACCCTCTTGCTGAGCTGACTCATAAGCGCCGTCTCAGCGCTCTCGGCCCAGGAGGCCTGAGCAGGGAGAGAGCGGGTTTTGAGGTGCGGGATGTGCACCACTCGCACTACGGGCGGATGTGTCCTATAGAGACTCCTGAGGGTCCCAACATCGGTCTGATCGGGTCTCTGAGTACTTTCGCGCGGATTAATGAATACGGTTTTATCGAAACTCCATACCGGAAAGTGGATAAAGAAAAGGGCCAGGTTACCGATGACATAGAGTATCTGACAGCAGATGAGGAGGATAACTACGTTGTTGCCCAGGCCAATGCCCCGCTTGATGATGAAAAGAGATTTATTAACAATAAGGTAAATGCAAGGCACGGGCATGACATCATGGTTGTCACCAAAGAAAAAATTGACTATATGGATGTATCACCCAAGCAGGTCGTCAGTATCGCTACAGCTCTTATCCCATTTCTGGAGAATGATGATGCCAACCGGGCCCTGATGGGTTCCAACATGCAGAGGCAGGCTGTTCCGCTGCTGCGTACCGAAGCTCCTTTGGTGGGTACAGGTATGGAGCATAAGGCAGCGAAGGATTCCGGTGTTGTAGTGGTGGCCAAGAATCCGGGGACTATACATAAAGTTACTGCTGATGAGATAGTAATAAAAACTGATTCGGGTCAGACCGATAAATATAAATTGATGAAATTTACCAGGTCAAACCAGGGAACATGTATGAACCAGAAGCCGATTGTGGATTCGCGGGTGAGGGTAGAGGCGGGAGACGTCATCGCTGACGGGCCTTCCACCGAGATGGGCGAACTTGCCCTGGGCCGCAATGTGCTGGTGGCATTCATGCCATGGGAAGGCTACAACTACGAAGACGCCATTCTGGTTAGTGAAAAAATGGTCAAGGAAGACTATTTTACTTCCATTCACATTGAAGAATATGAATGTGATGCCAGGGATACCAAACTTGGGCCTGAGGAAATCACCAGGGATATCCCGAATGTTGGGGAAGATGTGTTAAAAGACCTTGACGAGCGTGGAATTATCCGGGTTGGGGCCGAAGTCAGGCCGGGAGATATTCTGGTGGGCAAAGTTACCCCTAAGGGTGAAACTGAACTGACGGCAGAGGAAAGGCTTTTGAGGGCAATATTCGGTGAAAAAGCAAGGGAGGTAAGGGACACCTCCCTCAGGGTTCCACATGGTGAAGCAGGTAAAATAGTTGATGTCAAAGTATTTTCCAGGGAGAACGGCGATGAACTGGCTCCTGGGGTCAACCAGTTGGTAAGGGTTTACATAGCGCAGAAAAGGAAGATATCTGAAGGGGACAAGATGGCAGGACGCCACGGTAACAAGGGCGTTATTGCCCGGATTATGCCTGAAGAGGATATGCCCTTTATGCCTGACGGGACACCCATAGAGATTGTACTTAACCCCTTGGGGGTTCCTTCCCGGATGAACCTGGGGCAGGTGCTGGAAACGCATTTGGGCTGGGCTGCCAAGGCCATGGGAGTTCACATGGCTACCCCGGTGTTTGACGGGGCCTCCGAAGATGATGTCCTGGATACACTGAAAGAAGCAGGGCTGCCGCCTGCCGGAAAATCACCTTTGTTTGACGGACGTACCGGTCAGGCTTTTGATAACCAGATAACAGTTGGCTATGTATATATGCTGAAACTGGCTCACCTGGTTGACGACAAGATACACGCAAGATCGACAGGGCCATATTCACTGGTTACCCAACAGCCGCTGGGCGGTAAAGCACAGTTTGGCGGTCAGCGGTTCGGCGAGATGGAAGTGTGGGCTTTGGAAGCATATGGCGCTGCCTATACTCTCCAGGAGATACTCACCGTGAAATCTGACGATGTTGTAGGACGTGTAAAAACATATGAAGCGATAGTAAAGGGTGAAAATGTTCCCGAACCGGGAGTCCCTGAATCGTTCAAGGTTCTTATCAAAGAACTGCAGAGCCTGGGGCTTGATGTCAAAGTCCTCTCAGAGCAGGATGTGGAAATAGAAATCAAAGAAGCCGAAGATGATGTAAGTGAAGCTGCCAAGGAGTTGGGGATTGACATTCAGGGTGAGCAGGAAGGTGATGAAAACTTCGAAGCGCCGGGCGATGAAACAGATGAAGAGTCCGAGGATTTTGATGAGGAATTTCTTGAGGAAAACTTCGAATTTGAGGATGAGGACTAA